One Gadus chalcogrammus isolate NIFS_2021 chromosome 7, NIFS_Gcha_1.0, whole genome shotgun sequence genomic window, gaggcaccaccaccgcgaggcaccaccgcccggcagccggcagcgggcggttcagtctacttcagattgaaagtggaagtggaagaaccggagacgtcggagaaccgagggattcataatatcatctggaggcgcacaaagcttttggccgtgataatatatattatatgatatagatatctatgcataatatgatattacttagatatagagctccaggactcccgaacattaacagaacacggccaaaggctgtctGCGCCTTGCCATTGCgctacatccactgtaaacagcgcatggtaccgtggccgcaagcagctcagggccacacccccaccctcctccttgacccgcctctcacctcctcatttgcattaaagctacataCACCGAAACGACACGtctggggaaagctcaatgtgcgactggctcatagtggctgtaactctgcgcCAAGGCCGAATTTCGGGAACATCTTCagatactgtgttaggggccctctaatatctatattaaagcatccataaagtagcatgccatgggacctttaagtgcCGGTGTAAGACACTACCTTCTTTAATCATGTGTTTTAACTGCTACTTCAATACAGTTGCCTGATCGGCACCAGTGATTCCATCACACATGATGAAACATCTACAATAAAGCTGTTTTGAAGTTATAAGTCATGACGCAGTACCACATTAAAAGACTCTGCAGTACCAGCTTATGATGCAACGTGGGACACTCACCCCCCACAAGTTTATTTTCTGTGCAAATTCCTTCTCCCCTTCAAAAAGAATGTGGATGTCGAGCTGGAAATAAACAGAGCACATGTCACCGAAACATCAGAGACAGAATTCAAGGCAAAAACATCTTAACTTTCAAAAAACCCAAAAACAAGCatgcagccagacagccagacagccagacagacagaccgaccgaccgaccgacagacagacagaccgacagacagacagacgcgcgccccaccaccccctccccccccctccccccactcaccGTGGTGCTGTTAGCCTCGACATAGCTTAGCTCAGGGACGGAGTTCTTTGAATAAATGGAGACGATGACCTGTGCTCCGGTCTGGTGCCAGTCAAACCGACACGGGACCACTTTCTTACCCTGCGAAGGAGAGGGCAACCGTTACACAGAGGCTCGGCCACTGATCACGCCGActggccactagagggcgatAGTGGTTCATCTCCCACCCACCGTGTCTTTCTTCTTCCAGATGTGCGTTCCCTTGACGCAGCCCTCCTGGGACAGGAAGGTGTTGAAATCAGATGTTTTCCTTTTACAACAGGTCCAGTACTTCATCCTGTGTGGAGGAAGTACATGGGTCATGTTTCATCAGGGTCCACAGAGGatctacacacaacacatactatGAAAGATGTCCTCTAGATAGAACAGGGGTTTTTAATGGTTTAATTACAGGCAGAAAGTCTGGTCACAACAACTTCAAAGAAAGGAAATGGTTATGAATTatgtctaacacacacacacacacacacacacacacacacacacacacacacacacacacacacacacacacacacacacacacacacacacacacacacacacacacacacacacacgtaaatgaatacattttcaaAATATTTCACACACAATTTATTCCTAGGATAtgttaattaatattttttcacaataagtctcacacaaacaaacataattaaTAGGAAATGTAGATGAATATATTTTCACAATCTGTCCAACACATTATGCTATGTTTGTTAATGAATACATTTGGCCAAAACTCATGGGACGAGTTTACACAACATACCACGATAGGCTAATGattcaaaatacaaatacataatTGACAACAATTATGCCAACTGTTTCTTTCTCTTATGTTTCAAACCCATATTAATCCATTTAAGGTCATATATTTTCATTGATTTAGTCTGCAAAACCAGGTGTCCCTGTAAGTTGAGATCTGTATTTAATTTGTATCCAATCTCACTTAAAGATGATACATTATAATGATAAAATCATTGACTGAAAAACATCTAACTTTGTTATTCCTGGTTATAAACAAAATTAATCAAAAGTGCTTTGAGTACTAACCCTTCGTGAAAGATGGGGAATCCAGAATGGTATGCGCACACTTCCTCGTTGCTAGCCACACCGCTAAAGCTCTGGTGGAGATAGATTCACAGGTGAAGGGCCACgtataacaacacaaatacaagTAGGACGTCTGTTTAGCGTCTTATGGAAGCAGTGCATCAGGGACATTTCAAATGTTGTTAGGCACACAATGGGCAGGAAGAGAGCGACGGTGATTTCAATAGAGCACTTTGCCTTCTCTCAGTAAACGCGGCACAAAGACGTGATGGACTTTACCAACATTTTCCCTTTATGGATAGGGcttgtgtttttcttgtatATGTAAAAGCAAGAACACGAAAATAATCCCTTTGGGCGCTGATGTCTCTCAGCGTCTGTGCGATTAGACAGTACATGTTGAGCCGAGCTAGACTTCACCGCGCGACGGCGGTCTATCAGAAGGACAGCTGTGGCAGTGATCCGCATCCCCGCTATAGACAATGCATCTCAATTAGGGCCAATGCTGCCAGGGAAAGGATGCAGAGAGCCTTTTTAGGGTGGAACGCTGTGGTCTGAAAAAAATAAGTGCTTCTTTTGGGAGTAGCTTTTTCCTTCCGTTTGTGAGTATATCAAAATTATGTATGATTATAAGATAATTGGGTGATATGACAGCACGAGTAAACAACGGTGATAGGGCAAGGCAGGGTTAAGAAAATGTTTTTCCTTTAGAGTGGATTTGTGGAAGAAATCTTAAATTAAAGTAGGACGCGTAATGGCGTGTTCACTTTGCTGGAACTAGAACTAAAAGAACAGATCTAAAATAATTATCAGTGTACTTATAGTGGTGCTTATGGGAGGAGGCCGAGCCACAGTCTAGCAGCGAGAGCGGAGCCTGCTTTAGGATTCTTGCAGAGGCCAAGTTATCAGCTCTCTTTTTAGTGGGGTTTGGAAAGCAGTGGGGAAAAGAAATCAACAGCCTTGAGCGGGCCGACACTGTGCCGAACGCAGCAGCATCACACAGTTCCGGCGTGTATGACAGCGCGTTTTAATGCTGGATTTATTTTTACACCCAATAATTCAGGCGTCTTGAGGCGAGGCTTCAGCAGGCATCAAAAACGCATGTTTTCCGGATTCATTTTAAAAAGGGGGGGAATATTTATTCACCTACCTTTGTGCACCCTGCGTTTTTACATGATGTGCCAATCTTGGtttcatctccctcctcctctggaagaaaaaacacaaaacacatgtgaCGTGTTTGACAAACGTGTGGTATTTTTAAAGACAGTGCAGCATAACCGCGCTGAGGAAGGGGACCCCAGTGGCCAAACACCAAACCCCTGCTTTtccctcctctgtcttcctTCTTGGTTTCCAGGACACAGAGGTTGAAAGGAAAAGACGGGAACAATACCCTCATCGTTCCGCCCAATCACAACCCGTCCTTTGACCCGCGCTGCTTTCTATTCCTGACTTGATTCCATGGCAGCCCTATTCCCCTGACAGAGGCACGGCAGGAGAGGACGTGTGGAGGGGTATACGGCGTGGCACTGCTCACCTTTCATCTCCGCCGTGTTGTCAGACAGCTTCATCTTTTCCAGCGCCTGCCGGAGAGAGGCTGAGACCTTGTGCTGCATCCTCACCATTGGTTCGTCACCACTACGGCACACACGACGAATTCCCCGTTTCAATACGACAACCTTGTATGTTAGCCTGGTGCTTTAGTTTACAGTGGTGTTGGCCGATCACCCTAACACTGCGGAGTGATAGAATACCGGAAGACGAATATGCAATTTAGGCGTAACTCCGGAGATAAATCACAGGATCAATTTAATCTACGTTTAAGTGGCAATTAAGAAAATAGTCCACATTAGTGCTGATAAGTGGGAGTTGGCATGATTGTCCTGGACACCTCATCAATTTAATATGGCAAACTATAGTCCCTAAAAAAAGCTTAAAGCTGGCATATATCCATGTCTTTCGTAatgccacacacacccccaacgAAACAACCACAGGAGAACGTTTGTAGAGAACACCCGCTCTCTTCTAACAACCAAATCATCAGTCTCAAGGACACTACAAGTGGGCACCACAGGGTAAAAATACACGCATTCAACATTCAATATGCAGTAACCAAGGGGACGCACGGTTCAACAAAGTCAGTGGGTGCTCAGGGCCAGTGTTTAGCAGTGATATCTCGGATCTCGGCGGAACAGGTGGGTCATGGGGGAGGCTTTGAAGTGAGGTTACAGAGTATGAAGTGAGGGGGCAGCGACAGAGAGGTGCTTTCAGTCACCAAATTGGTTGAACTCCTACCTTGGTCTGGTGAACGTCCCTTGGGGTTTAGGGGCGGAGATGATGTACTCGCTGAACTTTGGTTTCTGTTCATccacctccttcttctctccaGAGGAGCTCACGTCGGGTTTCACAGGCTCCGGTGGCTTTTCCTTGTTGTGAGGGGCTTTCGTACAGCCCTTGAGTAAAAGGATCATCAAATAAAAGATTTCATTCGAGAGAGCATGCAGAAATACATACTGTGTGTTCACACTGTGAAGCAAAATGTGTGTCATCGTATCAGGGTGTGTAATAAAATTACATGCATGAAAGCTACTCATCTAAATACAACAAATAATATTGAAGTTCAGGCTTTTTCCCAATAAAAAGGTTGTAATGGCGGAAGTAGGATTCTCCAAGAGTTCCCTATGAGCTTAAGAGTACAAAGCGCTTTCATCCATTCTCCGGAGCACAGCCTTACAACAATGCTGAGGAAGTCGGAAAAATCTGTGGTTCTTCTCTTGCAGCACGACCATCCctaaggaggaagaggaagatttaGATGCCTTTACTGTCAATCAGGATGGACAGAAAATCTTCTTCTGACTGGCCGAGTGAAAAACAATATTAGAAACGTGCAATGTGGGTCAAAGCTAGGGAAGGCTCAGCTCGGTTTTGACAGCATCCAACCAAAAGAATCCCACCCTCCCTAAAAGCCTCCCTCTAAGCTACTCCCCTAAAACACAGGACTAGCTCACTAGCTTCAGGTACAGGTCTGCCCATCCTTGTGGAAGACTCCAGTCGTGCTCAATGAgtgcactttttatttttttgggaaaATTAGATTGATTGATGTCCAGAAgtaaagagaatttcaacaGATACGGCAAAATATGTTCCTAAAATAAATTggctaccctagctttaagtgAAGGTGTACAGAACGCAGCGATTTTTTTTATGGGGAATTTGAATGTTAGTGGGAGCAATATATGGGTGGAAGTGATTTGGCTAAACCGTAATTACCTTCAATGCATCATGGAACACCGGGACTCCTGGGTGGAAGGTGCACACATCttcaatgaatgaaaaaaacatgtcaGATGTTTAACTTAACACTAACAACTCCCTATCCATTTTCTATGCATTCATCCATTCTATCAAAAATTACTGAAGGTGCTTTCTGAAGTTATTTGCCAAGGGCAAGGTGTGGTGGTGCTCATGTTCCCAGCAATTTTAGTGCAGTAACACTAAACTTCCGAGTTCCATCACTGACACTAGCGGGAGGCTCTCAAGCATAACATAAGTTCTAGGGTGAGAAGGCCATGtaataacatttcaaaacaGCGTACGTGTTCTCTACAATGGAGCATCAATTTACTAGGATCTATAATTGATTCACCTTTTTATCGCAATATTTTAACCGCATGAGGCCTACTTACCCAACTAAAGGTGTTTACAGTGGCCTAGTCAAGGAACTGGGTCATCATAGAAGTCTATCTGTAGTTATTTTTCCATTGTTTCTACCCCTTTCCCACCCCACCACAGATATGTTTCAAACACTTTTAGAGCCGTGCAAGGTCCATTAATGTTCAATCCACATACTACTAtcgtttgtgttgtttttcatttcCAGAACAACGAACATTAGAGATACAGTAGGATAATATATTGCAGTCGTGCAAAACAGTAAAATAATGTCGCAAAATATCTTTCTTAAACCACACAAAGCCTTACTAAATACAAGGCAGACAGGAATTTTCTGGAAACACAACCCAGTATCCTTACTTCATACAGAGAATACTATACtattataattaaaataatattatatttttcGGCCAGAAATGTCAATATTCACATCGTAAACGAATTAAAAACCCTTAAAGAGAACACGGAGTGTGAGAAGATCCGTAAAGCACATGGCTGTGTTACAGTAGACAGAAAATTCTAGATGAGAGCATAGCAACATAGCTAGGACAATACTCACCATCAAGGTTATTCTCCGGATCAAAACGTTGACCACAACCTTTATTATAACATAAAACCGACATGACGGTATTCCGTGATGGAGGACTCCACAATAAAGCAATACAGAGGGTTAATTAAAGGCGATTGCACCCACAAAACTAGTAGTTTGGGACAAGCTGGCCGATATAACCCCGCTTGTTAGACTTCCGGGTGGTGTCGGCTGTGCTCGGTAAAACTCGGCACATCCCGAGTCCGATCCTCTCCTGCCGGTGGCTGAACTACCTTTCATCTCCCAAAGAGCGCACTCGGTCCTGTGTACGCGACCGCTGATACAGACAACGTCAAACTTGCATTCATACTCCATTCTCTACTGTAACCATATGCGGGACCTTACTCTGACAGCAACTACGAACCCCTTTGCTTCGGTTTTGGATATGATATTTATTCTGCAGACACACAATGCTGCATCTGTGTTTTAGGGGGTTATGTGAAAAGGGGCACCCAATTGTATTCTTTATGTTTCCGTTATTTCGCTGCTGGACGATGAACGAGTTTTGAACTATTGTATTGGACATTTTCGGCTTCATGGAAAACACTTTGTTGAAACAGTTACAGCAGAATACTATGTTCCGAATTTCTTCTCGAGGTAAGTCTGTGGCATGCATACGTCCCAATAGAATTCCAGTGGTGAAAATTGTGGAAATAGGTATTTTATCATCCAACATTAAACGAAAAAAAAGGCgaaaaaaggaatgagttaacATTGTATTCCATGTAGGCTATAGCATGCTACGTGGCCATGGTTTCATATATTTTGTGGTAAGGTTTTAGAGTCAATGCGTTGCATATAAAATTGTTAACTTTGATTTATATTCATACGATATTGCATGAATATCCATCAAACTTAATGCTCCGCGACtccgccatcagtaactggataAATGGCGGTTAATGGCTAGTTAAGAAGTAGGCTACTATATTCTTCCTTAAGCTGTTGAGGAGTTGTTGAGAATTTTTTCACTAGCTTTATATTGGGTCCTATTTTTTTCGATCCCAACTGTCAAATATAAAAATCGTAGTGCGCTTTTTAGATGTAGGCTATTAAGCAAACACAAAAGTCACGTAGGCCTACCTGTCATCGCAGAGCTCTGTTGGTAATTCGTCGTTATTGAGTTTTAGCCTTACAAAATGACAACGGTTTTGAAACCTCGGTTTTTTTATAGTTATAATCATAACATATTTGCTTAATAAATTACAAGTAGTTTAACTGCCATTCGAATGATAGATATGTATGTATTGTCAACCTATTTAAAGTTATGTCTGAACACCTCAttaaatcttttctctttcttcacaAAAGGCTGACTGGGCAATTATGGAACGGTGATGAAGTCACTTTTCTTGGGCATAATGTCGCCTCTTTCAAGCGTCTGGCTCCTGCTCCATATCGTCTTTTTTTGCTTCCTCTTCCCTCCATTTCTCTGTCCTATTCAAGCTCAGTTCCTACAGGCACCCAGGGCTTCACccagcctcttcctcttcacccAATTATCTTATAATGCTTCCATTTCGGAGAACTCTGCAGCAAGGACCTACGCCAAGAGCGAAGTCAAAATGGGCATTATTCTCAGACCACCCCGATCCCTGGACATTAGGTACTCCATCGAGTCCGGGGATAGCGAGGGTATATTCCAGGCGGAGGTGTTTGTGATGGGTGACTTTGGATTCCTCCGTCTACGCACTAATGGAGGTAGTGTTCCCATCTTGAACCGAGAGGTGCAGGATAACTACACCCTCACAATAAAAGCGTCCTCTCCAGGGTCTCTTGAGGCCTATGCGAGTGTTTTCATCAAGGTCCTTGATACCAACGACCTGCGGCCGCTGTTCTCCCCCACCAGCTACTCCATCGTGGTCCCTGAGAGCTCCCCTCTGGGGGCCAGCATAGGACGGGTCACAGCGACCGACGCGGACGTGGGCTCTAACGGAGACTTCTACTACTTCTTCAATAACAGAGTAGACTCTTTCACTGTCCACCCCACCAGCGGCGTCCTCACCTTGACCGGCCAACTACGACAGGAAGTCCAAGGGCAGTTTGACTTGGAAGTGCAGGTGGTCGACCGTGGGTTGAAGCTCTACGGAAATAACGGCGTCAGCAGCACGGCCAAGCTGGTTCTGACAGTAGACCGAGTCAACGAGTTTGCCCCTGTGCTCGCCGCCACTGTGGTCACCCCATCGTGGTCGCAGAAGGACCAGGTTTACGTGGTGTTGACGGTGGAGGACGGAGACGAGGGGGCTGCTGGCGATGTAGAGTGGGTGACCATCACCGACGGGGACCCATTGGAACAGTTTGTTGTCGACAGATCTCCGGTCAAAAACGAATACAGAGTTAAAACCTCTGAACTGCTGGACTGGGATCTGTTCCCCGATGGCTTCAACCTGACCTTCCAGGCCAAAGACCGGGGCACCCCCGCAAAGTTCTCAAACACACAGTTTGTTCAACTGTTGGTGAAAAAGCCAGAGCCAACCGTGGTGGAATTTGAAAAAAGTGTTTACAAAGTAAAGCTGAGTGAGTTAGCCCCTCCTGGCACTTTTGTAGGCAAGGTGCGaatatctcctcctcccctgattGTCAATTACAGCTTCACTGCCGCCTCAGATCCAATTTTCCTTGATTTAAACCCTTTGACTGGAATTATCGTGACCACACAGCCGTTGTCAATGATATCCCCCGAGACTATGGAGCTGGAGATTATTGATATTATTAGTCAGCTTCAAACCAAGCTGCAAATCACCATAGAGGATGCTAATAATAACCCCCCAGTGTTCACCCAGGCCTCCTACGATGTGGACATTAACGAGAGTTTACCATTGGACACGGTCATCCTGGTGGTTTCTGCCACCGACGCTGACAAAGCAGAGAACGGATATGTAAGCCACACAATCTCCGGCCTGCAGTCCGTACCTTTCGCCATCGATCAGAACACGGGAGAAGTCCGGGTTATCAGAGATCTGGATTTTGAAACATCTGCGGATACTTATACGTTTGCAGTGCGAGCCTCTGACTGGGGTTCTCCATACAGAAGGGAGAGTGAGGTCAATGTCACAATTCGCCTGGTTAACATAAATGACAACAGGCCTCTTTTTGAGAAGGTGTCCTGCAGAGGTATGATAGCTCGGGATTTCCCTGTCAACAAAAACATCCTCACTCTTTCCGCCATAGACATAGATGAACTCGGGTTTGTGCGGTACCGTATATTGTACGGTAATGAACTTGACTACTTCACGTTAAACCCAGACACCGGAGCCCTGTCGTTGCGGCGATCTCTAGCCGCGGCCAATCTAAAAAGTGGAATATTTAATCTGAAAGTGGCTGCCACCGATGGGGAGTTTTTCTCAGATTCTACGTTTGTGAACCTCACTGTTGTCAGAGGGAGGACGGCACCGAGGGGGTTCAACTGCAAGGACACGCAGATGGCCCAGCTGTTGGCAGAGAAAATGCTCACCAAGGCAGCTGCTATGGCGACCCCGAAAGTGGCAGAGACCTATGCATATGCTTTCTCTCAGAACACACAAGCTC contains:
- the chordc1b gene encoding cysteine and histidine-rich domain-containing protein 1, which codes for MSVLCYNKGCGQRFDPENNLDDVCTFHPGVPVFHDALKGWSCCKRRTTDFSDFLSIVGCTKAPHNKEKPPEPVKPDVSSSGEKKEVDEQKPKFSEYIISAPKPQGTFTRPSGDEPMVRMQHKVSASLRQALEKMKLSDNTAEMKEEEGDETKIGTSCKNAGCTKSFSGVASNEEVCAYHSGFPIFHEGMKYWTCCKRKTSDFNTFLSQEGCVKGTHIWKKKDTGKKVVPCRFDWHQTGAQVIVSIYSKNSVPELSYVEANSTTLDIHILFEGEKEFAQKINLWGVIDASKSVVNMLAAKIEIAMKKSEPMSWARLDLPPPVPPPKATEKEKDDDDEDDDEEEEEEEDSEADDELD